The Thermomonospora curvata DSM 43183 DNA segment GCTGATCGAATCCGACGCCGCCGGGATGGTCACCGCGGTCCTGTCCCGGGTGCGGCAGCGCTGCCTGGTGGTGCTGCTCACCGAGCTCAATGCGGCGGCCCTGGAGGAGGGCCTGCTGCCGCTGCTGCCCCACCTCACCGCCCGCCACCTGGTCATGGTCGCCGCGGTCAGCGATCCCCGGGTCGGGGAGATGGCCCGTTCCCGCGGCGACCTGGCGGCGGTCTATGACGCCGCGGCCGCCGAACGCGCCCGTGCCGAACGCCGCCGGCTGACCGCCGAGCTGCGCCGCCACGGGGTGGAGGTGGTGGACGCCGCCCCCGGCGACCTGGCTCCCGCGCTGGCCGACGCCTACCTGGCGCTCAAGGCCACCGGGCGGCTGTGAGAACCGAGCCGCGGCGGCCCCTTGTGGTGAACGCTCGGGGCCACCGGATGCGCCCGGGCGTCCGGGCGGGAAGGCGGCGGGGTCAGCCGGAGGTGGGGGCCAGGTCGGGGCGCAGGTCGGTGTCGCCGGTCTCGCCCTCGCGGACGGCCGGACGGCCCAGGGCGATCACATAGGCCAAGAAGACCAGCTCGGCGAGGAGGCCGATGCCGATGCGCAGCCAGGCCGGCTCCACCCGTCCGGTCACGAAACCCTCGATCAGGCCCGAGACCAGCAGCACCGGAACCAGGCCGAGCGCGATGGAGACCGTGGCGCGGCCCTCTTCGGCCAGGGCGTGGCCTCGGGTCCGCGGGCCCGGGTCGATGACCGTCCAGCCCAGCTTCAGGCCGGCCGCGCAGGCCAGGTAGACGGCGGTCAGCTCCAGCAGGCCGTGCGGCAGGATCAGACCGAAGAACAGCCCGCCCCGGTCGTGGGCGAACATGAACCCGGCGATCGCGCCGATGTTGAGCTGGTTGGCGTACAGCACATACAGGGTCGGGATGCCCAGCAGGATGCCGAAGATCAGCGCCACGGCGGAGACCCAGGCGTTGTTGACCCAGACCATGAAGGAGAACGACTGGGCCGAGTGCTCGACGTAGTAGTCGGCGAAGTCGTGCTCGACCAGCCGGCGGATCTCCTCAGGGGTGCCCAGGGCGGCCTGCACCGCCGGGTCGTGCACCACCCAGATCGCGTACGCCAGCGAGAACAGGTTGCCCGCCGCGGCCACGCCCAGCCACCACCAGCGCAGCCGGTAGGCCGTGGCCGGAAACGACCTGGTCAGGAAACGCGTGGTGTCGCGCCACAGCGGGGCCTGGGCGCCCGCCACCGCCGCCCGGCCCCGGGCCACCAGCGACGACAGCCGCCCCACCAGCGCCGGATCGGGGGCGCTGGAGCGCACCACCGAAAGGTGGGTGGCGACCCGCTGGTACAGCTCCAC contains these protein-coding regions:
- a CDS encoding stage II sporulation protein M gives rise to the protein MDVDAYVAAHHAEWERLEWLINHSRRLNGAQIDELVELYQRVATHLSVVRSSAPDPALVGRLSSLVARGRAAVAGAQAPLWRDTTRFLTRSFPATAYRLRWWWLGVAAAGNLFSLAYAIWVVHDPAVQAALGTPEEIRRLVEHDFADYYVEHSAQSFSFMVWVNNAWVSAVALIFGILLGIPTLYVLYANQLNIGAIAGFMFAHDRGGLFFGLILPHGLLELTAVYLACAAGLKLGWTVIDPGPRTRGHALAEEGRATVSIALGLVPVLLVSGLIEGFVTGRVEPAWLRIGIGLLAELVFLAYVIALGRPAVREGETGDTDLRPDLAPTSG